From a single Paenibacillus sp. FSL R5-0345 genomic region:
- a CDS encoding four-helix bundle copper-binding protein, translating to MTRIQYQECIDACLESMNACNYSYVSSLKEYDLASLRESMRLDRECADICSYAVQAMTRQSPFVAGILRLCAEICEACADESSKHIHTHCQECIDACRRCAEACRLISDAVEVYA from the coding sequence ATGACCCGAATTCAATATCAGGAGTGCATTGACGCTTGTTTGGAAAGTATGAATGCCTGTAATTATAGCTATGTCTCAAGCCTAAAAGAATATGATCTTGCTTCTCTGCGTGAAAGCATGCGGTTAGATCGTGAATGTGCGGATATTTGTTCTTATGCCGTACAAGCGATGACTCGCCAAAGTCCGTTTGTAGCCGGAATTCTTCGTCTGTGTGCCGAAATTTGTGAAGCCTGTGCAGATGAAAGCAGCAAGCATATACATACACATTGTCAGGAATGTATTGATGCCTGCCGTAGATGTGCTGAGGCATGCCGTTTGATTAGCGATGCGGTTGAAGTATACGCGTAA